In the Vulpes vulpes isolate BD-2025 chromosome 12, VulVul3, whole genome shotgun sequence genome, ATGTGGGGTCCACATATTACAAACTCACACAAGGAAAATTACTTCACTAGAGAACTCAAGGGCACTTCTAAAATTCAGTAGCCAATACTCCACATTGGCACAGCAAGACCCTAAATTCTGAACATTCATTCTTGTGACTAACACAACTAATGCTTCAGTCCTAATAGAAATGCTTCTCTGTATCTTCTGCCCTATGTCTTTGAAAGCAAAAGCAGTGGTACCTGTTGTTGTGTCTCTTTGATGGCAGAGACAGGCATTGCTTCAAAATGCAGGGCATCCTGGGGCAGGTAGAGGCTTTTGAGTAAGAGAAAAGACTGGCTTACTTGTCAAATGTTTGTCTAAACCAGCATGAGTGCAATAGGATTGTTGCACAAGAAAATGTCATTTACGATAGTGCAGGatgtatatttttttggttttttcaaATGTTCCAATCTGTGACTCCAGAGGAATTCACAAATTAGCATAGTATTTAGAATAGTTGTACATGGTGGAAAaggatcattttataatattaaacaattcatatcatttataaatgtatataaatgtgagTTGTAACATACATAatactaattttttatataaCTGAGAGGTTCTAGATATTGTAAAAAGAGttgatgaaatataaattttacgGATTGATATGAAATTAGtatattttgtagtattttttgtGGAGTAATAATTTTCATATGCAAtcttaaattttaagttatgGGATATAGAATCCTTGGTTCACTTCTGAGTTATTGACACTTCCCGTTGCCACTGCCTCATAAGAACAATGGTTGTCCAagttgaaacaaataaatatattatttaagaaCTACAGTGACTCAAGAGTGGTTTGTCTAATTAAGCATTACCATCGATAAAACATATTAagtgaatatttaataataataataaaaaacaaaactgctgaTTATGTTGTCATAATGTTGACAGCATGACAACATAATCAGCAGTTTTGCTGGAACAAAAGcaagaattaattttttagagtaaatgttatttattgcttatatatattttagtagtCTTCCAAACATCTGCTGACCAGCAATAAACCCAgatttgtataataaaaattaaattcatttatatgtGATATCTTGCTAACTTTCAGTCATAATAGACCATAGgtttacatttaaaaagctaTCAGGTTTGTCGACTAGAAAGAGCAAATATATcttacttaacaaatatattagtattttgACTTACCACTTTAAATATTTGCTCGTATGGTGTATAAGTCTTCATTGTACTCTTGTGCCATGTGCTATAGATATCAGGGGTGGGCCTGCTTCTGAccaacttttacttttttctggttGAGATTCCTGTTGTGTCATTTCTATGAGACTCTTTTGTATCCTTTTAACAACACTGCAAGTTTTTGACTTGGGCTAGTTTGAGTAGGTTTCAGTTTTTTGTTCTATCTAAGCAATCACAGAGGCCCATTTCATTTCTCatggaagtgaaaaataaattggtcctcatatgaataaaaatcataatcTGATCTTTATTTAATTTGATCTTATCAAATTATGATCTTTATCTTGAGCCTTTTTAAGAAATCAGGACTTTTGAAAAAGACCAATGATCCTGCCAAATTTATTAGTACATGTACTTCAGTTTCTCTGGATATTTGGATTGATTTTAAGTGTACTATAGAAATGAAACAggcaaaaaaataacaattttattttgaattaagctccattattttattttttattttcttaaagattttatttatttattcatgagagacagacagaaagagaggcagagacataggcagagggagaagcaggctccatgcagcgagcctgatgtgggacctgatcctggaactccaggatcctgccctgagcccaaggcagacgctcaactgctgagccacccaggcaccccaagctccattattttaatagagaaaacagcttgatgtattataaaatatattaaagagcAAAATGACATTAATGATATTTGACTTCAGacagaaaactaaacaataaTAGAGAAGAACTTTGTGTAAAATATAAAGACTAttcaaaaagaaatctaaaacaagaaaagaaatctaaccctgttttattttgttttgtttgtttgttttaatttaagcacaaatttcaaagtgaaaatccaagagaaacatttcctctatttattttcctggttAAAACCAAATTGTTCACTGTTTGGAAAATGTTCTCTAATTTAGAGTCAGAGAATTCTTAGATCTGAAAAGGTCTTTATACAGTTCTCTAAGTCCACCCTGAGCTTAGAGTGCTACACTTATTTGGCCAATGTTACCCAGACCATAAAGGGaaacttaaaatatgtttgtatttgtattattaGGTATACTCTTTGTACTttggttaaatttaaaaaaataagtgattattagagagaagaaagagggttAATGACCAATTTTAGAATCCATTTCTGATCTTGTTACTCATGAGGGCACTGCTGTGATATTGAGAAGGGAAagtttaaagaaaggaaagatacatggcattaaatttagatttaaatatattttgattccaCCTAGTTCTGTGCATTCATTCAGATGTGATGCCGATATTCAGATCCTGTCATTTGGTGCCTGAATGCATGGAGAGCTAATCTTGGTATGAAAAGGGGTAGAATTGTTGACGTTCTATGAAGCTTTACTTTGTGTAGAGTCACTAtttcaattcctttcttttcccttcctcctcaatGGAGTTAACCATTTTAATGAACtattttattacttccttccttctaagGTGAATCCTTGCTCTTATATTCTGAAACCCCTCCATGTGCAACTTTTCAGGGACCTCTCTTTTTACATCCTTTCTGCTTATCTCCTCTCGAAGGTCTTTCCTATCaatatttaaatgtctttatatCTCTCCCATCATTAAACGTAAGCAAGCAATCAACCTCCTCTATCTCACCAAATGGATATTCCCTTCCCTCcaattcccttcccttcttctcagGGCCATGCTAACCACTTGCTCATGCCCCATTCATTCCTTAATGAATTTCATCTCAGCTTGACACTCCCTGACTCATCTAACTCTTACTCCTTATCCCAAATTCCTTCACAGAAATTACTCTCTAATGAATTACCACTGGCTGCCTACCTGCTAAATCCCAAGGATATTTTTCAGTCCTTACCTGTCTTGGTCTCTAGTGTTTCCTAGAGTGTTACATCTAGGAAAAATCTTCTACGTCATCTCCTCTAGCCCCCTCCAATCAATCATACAAAAACTGGAGATGTGAGTCAAGGCAtcctccttccccatcactcTCAGCAGTGCTTCTATagtgaagggaaagaaatgaaatgtcatGTTGCCAAAAGACTTCACTATCCATCTGCCCATCTCTCTACCaggagaaataagtgaaaattcaTGATAGTGAAAGTGAAATGCTTTCAACAGGAGGTCAGGGAGAAAATGACTTTGGTCTGCCTGTCTAATGAGTCTCATTTATGAACTTTATGGGAgctaggtttttttaaaaatcatgaaatgggcaaaagacatgaagagaaatctcacagaggaagacatggacatggccaacatgcacatgaaaaaatgccctgcatcacttgccatcagggaaatacaaatcaaaaccacaatgagataccacctcacaccagtgagaatggggaaaattaacaaggcaggaaacaacaaatgttggagaggatgcacagaaaagggaaccctcttacactgttggtgggaatgtgaactggtgcagccactctggaaaactgtgtggaggttcctcaaagagttaaaaatagacctgccctacgacccagcaattgcactgttggggatttaccccaaagattcagatgcaatgaaacgccgggacacctgcaccccgatgtttctagcagcaatgtccacaatagccaaactgtggaaggagcctcagtgtccatcaaaagatgaatggataagaagatgtggtttatgtatacaatggaatattcctcagccattagaaacgacaaatacccaccatttgcttcgacgtggatggaactggagggtattatgctgagtgaagtaagtcaatcggagagggacaaacagagtatgttctcattcatttggggaatataaataatagtgaaagggaatataaaggaagggaaaagaaatgtgtgggaaatatcaggaagggagacagaacatgaagactcctaactctgggaaacgaactaggggtggtggaaggggaggagggcggggggtgggggggaatgggtgacgggcactgagggggacacttggtgggatgagcactgggtgtttttctgtatgttggtaaattgaacaccaataaaaattaatttattaaaaaaaagtgtgtaattctataattttttttaatttttttattattatttatgatagtcacacatagagagagagaggcagagacacagacagagggagaagcaggctccatgcaccgggagcctgacgtgggattcgatcccgggtctccaggatcacgccctgggccaaaggcaggtgctaaaccactgcaccacccagggatccctataattttgaaattaatttatttttacaaagaagaatagatattacAGAACCAAGAAAGATCTTGGGATCTGGAGAGTGGCCGGGCGGGCCTAGCAGGCGGCCACGGACACCAAGTCTGTTCTCAGAGCGATGGGCCTTGGAGACTGAGCTGACGCCATGATTGGAGGCTTATTCATCTATAATCACAATGGGGAGGTGCTCATCTCCCAGGTCTACCAAGATGACACTGGGAGGAATGCAGTGGATGCCTTTCAGGTCAATGTTATCCACGCCTGGCAGCAGGTGTGCAGCCCTGTCACCAACATTGCTTGCACCAGTTTCTTCCATGTTAAGCGGTCCAACATCTGGTTGGCAGCTGTCACCAAGCAGAATGTCAATGCTGCCATGGTCTTCGAATTCCTCTATAAGATGTGTGATGTAATGGCTGCCTACTTTGGCAAGATCAGTGAGGAGAACATCAAGAACAATTTTGGGCTCATATATGAGCTGCTGGATGAGATCCTGGACTTTGGCTATCCACAGAATTCAGAGACAGGCGCACTGAAAACCTTCATCACTCAGCAGGGTATCAAGAGCCAGCATCAGACAAAAGAAGAGCAATCCCAGATCACCAGCCAGGTGACTGGGCAGATTGGCTGGTGGCGGGAGGGCATCAAGTATCGCCAGAATGAGCTCTTCTTGGATGTGCTGGAAAGTGTGAACCTCCTCATGTCCCCACAGGGGCAGGTGCTGAGTGCCCATGTGTCAGGCCGCGTGGTGATGAAGAGCTACCTGAGTGGCATGCCTGAATGCAAGTTTGGGATGAATGACAAGATTGTCATTGAGAACCAAGGCAAAGGCACAGCTGATGAAACAAGCAAGAGCGGAAAGCAATCAATTGCCATCAATGACTGCACCTTCCACCAGTGTGTGCGACTCAGCAAGTTTGACTCTGAACACAGCATCAGCTTCATCCCACCAGATGGAGAGTTTGAGCTAATGAGGTATGGCACCACCAAGGACATCATCCTTCCTTTCCGGGTGATCCCACTAGTGCGAGAAGTGGGACACACCAAGCTGGAGGTCAAGGTGGTCATCAAATCCAATTTCAAACCCTTTTTACTGGCTCAGAAGATTGAGGTGAGGATCCCAACTCTACTGAATACAAGCCGGGTACAGGTGATCTGCATGAAGGGGAAGGCCAAGTGCAAGGCCAGCGAGAACGCCATCGTGTGGAAGATAAAGCGCATGGCAGGCATGAAGGAATCGCAGATCAGCGCAGAGATTGAACTTCTGCCCGCCAATGACAAGAAGAAATGGGCCCAACCCCCCATTTCCATAAACTTTGAGGTGCCATTCGCACCCTCTGGCCTCAAGGTGCGCTACTTGAAGGTGTTTGAACCGAAGCTGAACTACAGCGACCATGATGTCATCAAATGGGTGCACTACATTGGCCGCAGCGGCATTTATGAGACCCGCTGCTAGCTGCCTAGTAGCAGCCAGCCTGCCTCCCTACCCGCCCTTTTCCACAGGTCTGGGTGCCCTGGGCCACCACACTTCAgtgtctcctccctcctgctttgcTGCCTTCCCTTTGCATCAGCCCCTGAGTCCAGGTCTGGACCAATCACGTTGCGAGCGGGACTGGTGGAACagtccctgggctccctgggctccctgggctccctgggctccctgggctccctgggctccctgggctccctgggcacCCTGGGCAGGGTGGTTTCTGGGGCTCCTACTCCACCATCCATCTGTCAGCCCTGGCCCAGTGCCAGGGTCTGTGTTCTGTGACCAaagccctctcctcccctcccctgtggcCACATGTCTCTGGAGCGGGAGGGTTGGCTGCCCCTCACCTCCAAGCTCCCCCAAAGGCCAGTAACGGATCCCCAGCCCTCAATCCCTATTCTGCTTTGGGACAGTGTGAGCTTCATTTTGTACATGTGTGACTTTGTCCAGTTATAAACCCAATAAACTCTGTAGAgcggggaaaaaaaagaaccaagaaagatTTGGCACGAGTAAAATCCCTTTCTTAGTACCAATGAATGTCTAAAGTTGGCAATGCTGATATGTCTGCATGTATGAATTGTAATTACTTACAcagtaaagaagtaaaagatgcCTCTTGTTGCAGATGTGATCTATTAGCCAGCTAGATAGCTTTCTGCTGGAAGAAGGAGCTGTCTtgtctgcttccttcctctctcataCAGATGCTATTTTTGAACTTTTACTATGGCCAGCCTGGATCTCCTCCTGTTCCAACTCAAGTACTTTAAGTTTTCACTCATCCGGTGTTTCTCAGCTTCAGGAATTAGGTCAGCATTTAAATATAGAGCAACTCCTTATTTAAAAAGTTGGGTAGCTTTGGAATCATGTCAAGCCTTGTCTCCATGAAGCATTCTGACTAGTTGTTACTAGCACTATTTgattaatattatttgaaatgtccTTAGCACTTGTGTAATCATTTTGTACCACAGGTCAGATGTCTGCTCATATGTTGTCTTAGAGctcttttgtagttttttttttctctttttttttttcgtatgtTTCCTTGCCCACTCAGCTGGTCATTCCCACAAAGAATTTGGAGTCTATCCAAATAGATAATACGAGCAATTTACTTATCTTTCCTAAATCTTATCTCCTCATCTCTCCAATGGGAGTACTATTACCTGCTTCACAGAATTGTTGTGAAAATTGCATGTTCCTAGTGTGCTTGGCACATGGCAGGAATCTAACACATACTGATTTCTTATCAtcctcatttcttctcttctctctctttcttctttacaCCACCTCTTGCCAAATCACCTGTTAAACAAGATGCTTATTTTTACATTCTCATTAAGCAAATGCGTGTTACCAGGGCAGATGAAAGTGGGGACTTATTTGTCATGGTTAACACCGAACACTATATGTGTAACTTGGGATGCGTTATTCTTTATGGTTCAGCTGACTAGGTATATTAtgcaaccttttaaaataatacaatgaattATTAATCCAAATTATAGAGTGGTAgactggagccctggattcatgCCCAGAGAATGGCTCTGCGACATTATAGGCATATGGTCACCTGGCTGGGATGATGACTTTTTGTACATGAGccaactaaaattttaaaatgtctgttgATATTCTgtccttcctttgtttctctaTTATTGCATGACTTTATTGCtctatctttgtgtgtgtgtgtgtgtatgtatatattttatcctAGCCAAGTAAAACATTGCTGATAAGTAAGCAAGATAAAGAGCAGGTGTACCTTGTTAGATGATTTTGTTAATGTTAAAGCTGAATCCCTCTATGTGCTGTCCATGAATAGAGATTCACAACCTTTTAGTGAGGGCCCAGTTTTGTTTCCACTGATGTTTACAGAATATCAAATAATCATCAAGGCAGAATCTGTGCATATGTGGAATGTGTGTATTCTCAGGGGTACAGGAAGATATGGTCTGTCCTCCCATGCAAGAAATATCTGCCACTCAGCTGCCAGAAGGCTGCCTTCCTTATATATCTGGTTTAGAATTCCTGGTACTGAAATCCTCAGTAGATTGCTAGTGAtaagtaatatgtatttataataatgtGTATTCATCAGCCCTATAAATAGATCACATGGCTAATGATCTAATTTCTGGACAAAAGATTAGAAGGATGAATGAATCTTCTCAAATATGCccatacattaatatttttggtTAAAATCGATGCTActgtgcagcccaggtggctcagcggtttagcgccgccttctgccagggcctgatcctggagatccgggatcgagtcccacatcaggctccctgcatggagcctgcttctccctctgcctgtgtctctgcctctctttctccctctctctctctctctctctgtctctcatgaataaataaataaaatctttaaaaaattgatgctactttcttaaaaatacttttctacttAATAAAGTATATAATGTGGTCTAAATTATAAGAGCATATATTTTGACTACTGAAGTTAATTCAGTTATTTTCAGAcgaactggaaaaataaaaggagtctataaacattttgtttgttttctcaaatAAACCCTCATGCCAGTTGCTTACCATGTAGTTCACCACTTTATGAAGGCCACACTGAAGCAGATATAtgggggaaattttatttttcaagtctcTTTCTGGACACATTTACCTGGTTAATGGAACAGACAAGTGAGCTGCCACTTTGGACTCCTTAGGGGGATCAGATAAAAGGAATGATGAGCTTCAGCAGAGAAGGAATGATCAGGGTCACAGCAGGAAAGGTTTTGTGAGGGCCTGGAAGGGGCAACTGAAACAAGGAGAGACAAACAAGATTGGCTTTGCTCAGGCACAGTTATATAAGGGGACTGGTCCCTGCATCAGAGGAGACCATCTCCTGGAAACTGGCATATGGTGGTATAATAGTAGAATGGAAAGGAAACTTATCCAAAACGCAGGAATTATGGCTTGATCTGGGCTTTGCTTTAATCAGCTCTGATTTTGGGTAAGCCATTATTTTGGATAAGGATTCTATCCTCAGTTACAACATAATGGACTCAGACCACTTAGGCCAACCTTTGTACTCTTAACATTCTGTGATTCTAAGATTAGCTAATTCTTATACCTATCCTTTATATAAAACAATCATTTCCAAATCCCTATGTAGAGCTGAGGAAATATCAACAGTTGTTTTTTGAAGATTGATGAACTTTACTTTCaatttctgattttgtatttcCAAGCTGACTAGTAGTTCTCTGTCAACTAACTTGTATATACCTCTGCACTGATGAGACATGATATGAGGGcattaaatatgatttataaatattttcagaaacatACTACATAACCCTAAAATACCTCTAGTTTGATAATAGAAAATGTATATAGGTCACTATTAACAATGATAAATTCTGACctcaatattcttaaaaaaaaaagattgctaagTTATTCTTACTATATATTACATTATGCTTTCTTTTAACCTCTTAACTCTTGTTTTTCCAAAAGTGCTGATAGAATAATATGGTTATACTAtaacaaaattttgaaacaaactttttttcttgtcttatggTTATTACGTTgcttgtttcttctgtttctttggttttattaaaTAACTATTGCTCGGAGGAGGGGTAAGATGGCGAAAGATTAGGGTCCCCAAAcgacctgtccccaccaaattacctaaataaccttcaaatcatcctgaaaatctacgaattcggcctaagatttaaagatagaacagctggaatgctacagtgagaagaattcGCACTTCTATCCAGGTAGGACAACGGggcaaaaaagaattaaagaaacaaaaggcatccaagggggaagGACCAGGCGAGGAACCGGGCTAAGGCCAggtgagtgcccccaggacaggaaagctccatcccagagaagcaggagcttcaccaatcttcccgggcggaaaggcactcacagggagttagagcaggaccccaggagagTGGTGATGCCCTTAGGCTATCtagggcactaacagaggaactgtgcCGGGGGAGAgcgggccgagctccctaaagggctggagcacacgCACGCATTGACCCAGGAGCAGCTCTGAGGGGCTCAGGTGTCGGCTTTGCGGAGGGGGCTGCCCAGCCAGGAGCCTGAATCCAACAGCCCAGGctcgggagcacagggcgccggggacacagcccaggatctggcctccccccggggacagacagaggccgggagggcccaggacagcaaggacgttcctgccccagctgagcagatcagcggacccgcccccagagcatccaggccctgcaggctgagagctctgtagttactgcgggagctgactccagggctccagagctgcccccgccactggggttgttcctcctgg is a window encoding:
- the LOC112925929 gene encoding AP-2 complex subunit mu codes for the protein MIGGLFIYNHNGEVLISQVYQDDTGRNAVDAFQVNVIHAWQQVCSPVTNIACTSFFHVKRSNIWLAAVTKQNVNAAMVFEFLYKMCDVMAAYFGKISEENIKNNFGLIYELLDEILDFGYPQNSETGALKTFITQQGIKSQHQTKEEQSQITSQVTGQIGWWREGIKYRQNELFLDVLESVNLLMSPQGQVLSAHVSGRVVMKSYLSGMPECKFGMNDKIVIENQGKGTADETSKSGKQSIAINDCTFHQCVRLSKFDSEHSISFIPPDGEFELMRYGTTKDIILPFRVIPLVREVGHTKLEVKVVIKSNFKPFLLAQKIEVRIPTLLNTSRVQVICMKGKAKCKASENAIVWKIKRMAGMKESQISAEIELLPANDKKKWAQPPISINFEVPFAPSGLKVRYLKVFEPKLNYSDHDVIKWVHYIGRSGIYETRC